In Luteimonas viscosa, the following proteins share a genomic window:
- a CDS encoding LacI family DNA-binding transcriptional regulator, whose amino-acid sequence MAPQSSRAGNPRAPGVRDGAVADDALAESAGFADRTGRPMARVRIEDVAAEAGVSMKTVSRVLNEEPNVSEATRERVRAVVERLQYRPHPSARVLAGRKSYLVAMLYDNPSSNYLMEVELGVLDACQAQHYNLMLAPLVYDAKDIVSKVESLVLQSRLDGVVLTPPITDDAALLARLDELEIPWSSISPTESNRRIGVVVDERSAVAEMIAHLVSLGHRRVAHIKGHAAHGASAWRLAGYRDGLAQAGIEPDEALVVQGEFSYDSGFAAANHLLDLPDPPTAIFAANDDMAAGAIGAICERGLSVPRHVSVCGFDDTPIARHIYPTLTTVRQPTREMGRLAGLELLKAIRDRDEGGLVTVPYTLQLRRSTGPRPA is encoded by the coding sequence ATGGCACCGCAAAGCAGCCGCGCGGGCAACCCGCGCGCGCCGGGCGTCCGCGACGGCGCGGTGGCCGACGACGCTCTGGCAGAATCCGCAGGCTTCGCGGACAGGACCGGCAGACCCATGGCGCGCGTGCGGATCGAGGATGTGGCGGCGGAAGCGGGCGTGTCGATGAAGACCGTCTCGCGCGTGCTCAACGAGGAACCCAACGTTTCCGAAGCGACCCGCGAGCGTGTGCGCGCGGTGGTCGAGCGCCTGCAGTACCGCCCGCATCCGTCGGCGCGCGTGCTCGCCGGACGCAAGTCGTACCTGGTGGCGATGCTCTACGACAACCCGTCGAGCAACTACCTGATGGAGGTCGAGCTTGGCGTGCTCGACGCCTGCCAGGCGCAGCACTACAACCTGATGCTGGCGCCGCTCGTCTACGACGCCAAGGACATCGTCTCCAAGGTCGAGTCGCTGGTGCTGCAGTCGCGCCTGGATGGCGTGGTGCTGACCCCGCCGATCACCGACGACGCCGCGCTGCTCGCGCGCCTGGACGAACTCGAGATCCCGTGGTCGAGCATCTCGCCGACCGAGTCCAACCGCCGCATCGGCGTGGTCGTCGACGAGCGCAGCGCGGTCGCGGAGATGATCGCGCACCTGGTCTCGCTCGGGCATCGGCGGGTCGCGCACATCAAGGGCCATGCCGCGCACGGCGCGAGCGCCTGGCGGCTGGCCGGCTATCGCGACGGACTGGCGCAGGCGGGGATCGAGCCGGACGAAGCGCTGGTGGTACAGGGCGAGTTCTCCTACGACTCCGGTTTCGCCGCCGCCAACCACCTGCTCGATCTGCCCGATCCGCCGACCGCGATCTTCGCCGCCAACGACGACATGGCGGCCGGTGCGATCGGCGCGATCTGCGAGCGTGGGCTGTCGGTGCCCAGGCACGTGTCGGTGTGCGGCTTCGACGACACCCCGATCGCCCGCCACATCTATCCGACCCTGACCACCGTGCGCCAACCGACCCGCGAGATGGGGCGTCTGGCCGGGCTGGAACTGCTCAAGGCGATCCGCGACCGCGACGAAGGCGGACTGGTGACGGTGCCTTACACGCTGCAACTGCGGCGTTCCACGGGGCCCAGGCCAGCCTGA
- a CDS encoding TonB-dependent receptor, with the protein MKYTHTAPKRRLLTSALLLALAPPLAAQTVTQDPAPSPPAGQATNDDPAELDTIVVTGIRASLESSMNIKRDAQGVVDGIVAEDIGKFPDTNLAESLQRISGVSIDRTSSGEGQKVTVRGLGPDYNLVLLNGRQMPASNLGPGGAGASSARSFDFSNLASESISAVNVYKTGRADNPTGGIGATIDVRTARPLEAEPVVSVGLKSVYDESNQRLPRTLQGSDFTGELSGIFSQTYADGRFGVMLSGSYQDRDSGFNQASVADGWLTFAGDNADPGCWQCLPQEGQGYSDRIENRPGPGDIYARPQNTGYSVNGIQRQRTNGQVTLQWAPTDNVTATVDYNYIEQQVQVQRSELSVWFNQGAGDSSWTDGPIAAPIMYSEDMVGSDLSMGGARIGSETTSDMLGFNVEWEVNDALSLEFDYHDSSATSRPSGPYGSAGVLGVAAYIRGNTTVDYSGEIPIVNVLLPAGVSQVDPSQALVTGSVFQNSYNKSEVEQLQAKGRFEFGDYSGLDFGISTMEVNNRSASAVMQRDTWGGVGTPADYDDDIWYNDSMARYFEAFGNHGNPMWTDDFLVFDFERLRQAAIGITGCPSCYEMPTEFTDDIRTREKSESAYVQWTSTFGDVMPLHVALGVRYEKTDVESEGLQRVGQTITWIAANELAVDYAPEREFTRDTGSYDFVLPNLDLKLDITDEMVLRGSYSQTIGRPGWGDISAGQVLQPVVRASGGEGRRGDPSLEPLKSDNFDLSFEWYYGEGNYFSVGYFRKDIENFISTTIVREEPFEMTTPIGGAYWNAALSVCPATDGACIRNYIFENFAGQPGVVQTGVDGEGNPTGNITGLPGDPVAGFNISVPANQRSDEVDGWEINAQHMFGQTGFGVAANYTIVDSGLTFDDQSLGQQYPLVGLSDSANLVAFYDRNDWQVRLAYNWRDEFYAGSGPRTDPNHVEAYGQLDANVSWQVSENLTLSLEGINLTDETMRTHARHENMVRYATQTGPRYMFGARYRF; encoded by the coding sequence ATGAAATACACACACACAGCGCCCAAGCGGCGCCTGTTGACGTCCGCGCTGCTGCTTGCGCTGGCCCCGCCGCTCGCGGCGCAAACCGTTACCCAGGATCCCGCGCCGTCGCCGCCCGCCGGACAGGCGACGAACGACGATCCCGCGGAACTCGATACCATCGTCGTCACAGGCATCCGCGCGAGCCTGGAGTCGTCGATGAACATCAAGCGCGACGCCCAGGGCGTCGTCGACGGCATCGTCGCCGAGGACATCGGCAAGTTCCCCGATACCAACCTGGCCGAATCGCTGCAGCGCATCAGCGGCGTGTCGATCGACCGCACCTCCAGCGGCGAAGGCCAGAAGGTGACCGTGCGCGGCCTCGGTCCCGACTACAACCTGGTGCTGCTCAACGGGCGCCAGATGCCGGCCTCGAACCTCGGGCCCGGCGGCGCCGGCGCGTCCTCGGCGCGCTCGTTCGATTTCTCGAACCTGGCCAGCGAATCCATCTCCGCGGTGAACGTCTACAAGACCGGGCGCGCGGACAATCCGACCGGCGGCATCGGCGCCACCATCGACGTGCGCACCGCGCGTCCGCTCGAGGCCGAGCCCGTGGTCAGCGTCGGACTGAAATCGGTCTACGACGAATCCAACCAGCGGCTGCCGCGGACGCTGCAGGGCAGCGACTTCACCGGCGAGCTGTCGGGCATCTTCAGCCAGACCTACGCCGACGGCCGTTTCGGCGTGATGCTCAGCGGCAGCTACCAGGACCGCGACTCCGGCTTCAACCAGGCTTCCGTCGCCGACGGCTGGCTGACCTTCGCCGGCGACAACGCCGACCCGGGCTGCTGGCAGTGCCTGCCGCAGGAAGGGCAGGGGTATTCCGACCGGATCGAGAACCGGCCCGGACCGGGCGACATCTACGCCCGTCCGCAGAACACCGGCTACAGCGTCAACGGCATCCAGCGCCAGCGCACCAACGGCCAGGTGACCCTGCAGTGGGCGCCGACGGACAACGTCACTGCGACCGTCGACTACAACTACATCGAACAGCAGGTGCAGGTGCAGCGCAGCGAGCTCTCGGTCTGGTTCAACCAGGGCGCCGGCGACAGCAGCTGGACCGACGGCCCGATCGCAGCGCCCATCATGTACTCCGAGGACATGGTCGGCTCCGACCTGTCGATGGGCGGCGCCAGGATCGGCAGCGAGACCACCAGCGACATGCTCGGCTTCAACGTCGAGTGGGAAGTCAACGACGCGCTCAGCCTGGAGTTCGACTACCACGACTCCAGCGCCACCTCGCGCCCCAGCGGCCCCTACGGGTCGGCCGGCGTGCTCGGCGTGGCCGCGTACATCCGCGGCAACACCACCGTGGACTACAGCGGCGAGATCCCGATCGTCAACGTGCTGCTGCCGGCGGGCGTGAGCCAGGTCGATCCGTCGCAGGCGCTGGTGACCGGCTCGGTGTTCCAGAACAGCTACAACAAGTCCGAGGTCGAACAGCTGCAGGCCAAGGGCCGGTTTGAGTTCGGCGACTACTCGGGGCTGGACTTCGGCATCTCGACGATGGAGGTCAACAACCGCTCCGCGTCCGCGGTGATGCAGCGCGACACCTGGGGCGGCGTCGGCACCCCGGCCGACTACGACGACGACATCTGGTACAACGACAGCATGGCGCGCTACTTCGAGGCGTTCGGCAACCACGGCAACCCGATGTGGACCGACGACTTCCTGGTGTTCGACTTCGAGCGCCTGCGCCAGGCGGCGATCGGGATCACCGGCTGCCCGAGCTGCTACGAGATGCCGACCGAGTTCACCGACGACATCCGCACCCGCGAGAAGTCCGAGAGCGCGTACGTGCAATGGACCTCCACCTTCGGCGACGTCATGCCGCTGCACGTCGCGCTCGGCGTGCGCTACGAGAAGACCGACGTGGAGTCGGAAGGCCTGCAGCGCGTGGGCCAGACGATCACCTGGATCGCGGCGAACGAGCTCGCGGTGGACTACGCGCCCGAGCGCGAGTTCACGCGCGACACCGGCAGTTACGACTTCGTCCTGCCCAACCTCGACCTGAAGCTCGATATCACCGACGAGATGGTGCTGCGCGGCAGCTACAGCCAGACCATCGGGCGCCCGGGCTGGGGCGACATCAGCGCCGGGCAGGTGCTGCAGCCGGTGGTGCGGGCCTCCGGCGGCGAAGGCCGCCGCGGCGATCCGTCGCTCGAGCCGCTGAAGTCCGACAACTTCGACCTGTCGTTCGAGTGGTATTACGGCGAAGGCAACTACTTCTCGGTCGGCTACTTCCGCAAGGACATCGAGAACTTCATCAGCACGACGATCGTGCGCGAAGAGCCGTTCGAGATGACCACGCCGATCGGCGGCGCCTACTGGAACGCCGCGCTCTCCGTGTGCCCGGCCACCGATGGTGCCTGCATCCGCAACTACATCTTCGAGAACTTCGCCGGCCAGCCGGGCGTGGTCCAGACCGGCGTCGACGGCGAGGGCAACCCGACCGGCAACATCACCGGGCTGCCGGGCGATCCGGTCGCCGGGTTCAACATCAGCGTGCCGGCCAACCAGCGCTCGGACGAGGTCGACGGCTGGGAAATCAACGCCCAGCACATGTTCGGGCAGACCGGCTTCGGCGTGGCGGCGAACTACACCATCGTCGATTCCGGGCTGACGTTCGACGACCAGAGCCTGGGCCAGCAGTACCCGCTGGTCGGCCTGAGCGACTCGGCCAACCTGGTGGCGTTCTACGACCGCAACGACTGGCAGGTCCGCCTGGCCTACAACTGGCGCGACGAGTTCTACGCCGGCTCCGGCCCGCGCACCGACCCCAACCACGTCGAGGCGTACGGCCAGCTGGATGCGAACGTCAGCTGGCAGGTCAGCGAGAACCTGACCCTGAGCCTGGAAGGCATCAACCTGACCGACGAGACGATGCGCACGCACGCACGCCACGAGAACATGGTCCGGTACGCCACCCAGACCGGGCCGCGCTACATGTTCGGCGCGCGCTATAGGTTCTGA
- a CDS encoding SapC family protein, translating into MGQHLLLNDTEHRDLRVSVGHGAHLGDDVMGALTFPDEFRSVQAHYPIVFRREAAGGLVPLALFGLQEGCNLFLDGDRWDATYVPLSIQRQPFLIGIAGEQRLVHVDMDHPRVRQAGAEGAPLFDEQGGPTAHLERVRSVLLALHDGVDATPAFIEALQRLALLEAFFLDVRLDDGSLNRLAGFHTINEERLGALDGAALERLAGDGHLLPIYMVLASMSRFRDLIERTNRRRAAPR; encoded by the coding sequence ATGGGCCAGCATTTGCTCCTGAACGACACCGAACACCGCGACCTGCGTGTGTCCGTCGGCCATGGCGCCCATCTGGGCGACGACGTCATGGGCGCCTTGACGTTCCCGGACGAGTTCCGCAGCGTGCAGGCGCACTACCCGATCGTCTTCCGCCGGGAGGCGGCGGGCGGACTGGTGCCGCTGGCGCTGTTCGGCCTGCAGGAAGGCTGCAACCTGTTCCTCGACGGCGACCGCTGGGATGCGACCTACGTTCCGCTGTCGATCCAGCGTCAACCGTTCCTGATCGGCATCGCGGGCGAGCAGCGCCTGGTCCACGTCGACATGGACCATCCGCGCGTGCGCCAGGCAGGCGCCGAAGGCGCGCCGTTGTTCGACGAACAGGGCGGCCCGACCGCTCACCTCGAGCGCGTGCGGTCGGTGCTGCTGGCGCTCCACGACGGAGTGGACGCGACGCCGGCATTCATCGAGGCGTTGCAGCGCCTGGCACTGCTCGAGGCCTTCTTCCTCGACGTCAGGCTCGACGACGGCAGTCTCAACCGGCTCGCCGGCTTCCACACCATCAACGAAGAGCGGCTGGGTGCGCTGGATGGCGCCGCGCTGGAGCGCCTGGCCGGCGACGGCCATCTCCTGCCGATCTACATGGTGCTCGCTTCGATGTCGCGCTTCCGCGACCTGATCGAGCGCACGAATCGCCGCCGTGCTGCCCCCCGCTAG
- a CDS encoding cupin-like domain-containing protein produces MLPPARPIPELGGIDARSLPDPVLASDLPIVLRGLVSHWPIVHAARSAHSAIDYLKGFDHGAMPVVATVAPPGESGRVFYNADFSGFNFRREQVPMGVALETLRKYLADEAPPSIYVASTTIDTFLPGFRGENDLDFGSRAPLASIWIGNRSRIAAHQDLPQNLACVAAGRRRVTLFPPDQLANLYIGPIDSTPAGQAVSLVDFAAPDLDRFPRFAEAMRHALVAELGPGDAVLIPGMWWHHVEGLDPFNVLVNYWWRDAPAWMDTPMNTLMYAIMTIRDLPPAQRAIWQEVFRHYVFEPGEATADHIPPHARGVLAPLDEARTRDLRARLLQRINR; encoded by the coding sequence GTGCTGCCCCCCGCTAGGCCCATTCCCGAGCTGGGCGGAATCGATGCCCGCTCCCTGCCGGATCCGGTGCTCGCCTCCGATCTGCCGATCGTATTGCGCGGCCTGGTGTCGCACTGGCCGATCGTGCATGCCGCCCGGTCCGCCCATTCGGCGATCGATTACCTGAAAGGATTCGACCACGGCGCCATGCCGGTGGTGGCGACCGTCGCGCCGCCGGGCGAGTCCGGGCGCGTGTTCTACAACGCGGACTTCAGCGGTTTCAATTTCCGTCGCGAGCAGGTGCCCATGGGCGTGGCGCTGGAAACGCTGCGCAAGTACCTCGCGGACGAAGCCCCGCCTTCGATCTACGTCGCCTCGACCACGATCGACACGTTCCTGCCCGGCTTCCGCGGCGAGAACGACCTGGACTTCGGTTCGCGCGCGCCGCTGGCCAGCATCTGGATCGGCAACCGCAGCCGCATCGCCGCGCACCAGGATCTGCCGCAGAACCTCGCCTGCGTCGCCGCCGGACGCCGGAGGGTGACGCTGTTCCCGCCCGACCAGCTGGCCAACCTCTACATCGGGCCGATCGATTCGACGCCGGCCGGACAGGCCGTGAGCCTGGTGGATTTCGCCGCGCCCGATCTCGACAGGTTCCCGCGTTTCGCCGAGGCGATGCGCCATGCGCTGGTGGCGGAACTGGGTCCGGGCGATGCGGTCCTGATCCCGGGCATGTGGTGGCACCACGTCGAAGGGCTCGATCCGTTCAATGTGCTGGTGAACTACTGGTGGCGCGATGCGCCGGCGTGGATGGACACGCCGATGAACACGCTCATGTACGCGATCATGACCATCCGCGACCTGCCGCCGGCGCAGCGCGCGATCTGGCAAGAGGTGTTCCGGCATTACGTGTTCGAGCCGGGCGAGGCGACCGCGGACCACATCCCGCCCCATGCGCGCGGCGTGCTCGCGCCACTCGACGAGGCGCGCACGCGCGACCTGCGCGCGCGGCTGCTGCAACGGATCAACCGATGA
- a CDS encoding tryptophan halogenase family protein: MRTTDVDTSDDDRPRTPVRRVVIAGGGTAGWMAAAGISKLLGKTLEIILVESEEIGTVGVGEATIPTLVTFHRALDIAEQEFMSAVQGTIKLGISFENWLERGHRYIHSFGVNGKDHWSAGFQHFWLRGRAGGLASGYEDYCVELQAALQDRFGHLPRNGINYAYHMDASHYARFLRRFSEANGVKRVEGKIVEVGVGDDGDICNLRLEDGTDIRGDFFVDCTGFRALLIGKALNVGYEDWSHWLFNDSALATQTTAVRDAVPYTRAIAGTAGWQWRIPLQHRVGNGIVYASRYITDDEARHEFLSSLEGEIIKDPWPVRFRPGRRMKCWHRNCVALGLAGSFIEPLESTTIHLIQRGIMHLLQLFPQVVTPAAIAQYNAQLAEELVHVRDFVVMHYHLTHRRDTPYWRAIAQMDIPGTLQHRIDLFRETGSVFHVPGELFGANSWIQVMMGQGVMPERYHPTADAMSEDGLGRFLDDIRTNVLSTAGTLPPHMDYMRSYAPAGKP; encoded by the coding sequence ATGAGGACGACAGACGTGGATACTTCCGACGACGACCGCCCGCGCACGCCGGTCCGACGCGTGGTCATCGCCGGCGGTGGCACCGCCGGATGGATGGCGGCCGCGGGCATCTCGAAGCTGTTGGGCAAGACCCTGGAGATCATCCTGGTCGAATCCGAGGAAATCGGCACGGTGGGCGTGGGCGAGGCGACCATCCCGACGCTGGTGACCTTCCACCGCGCACTGGACATCGCCGAACAGGAGTTCATGTCGGCCGTGCAGGGCACGATCAAGCTCGGCATCTCGTTCGAGAACTGGCTCGAGCGCGGCCACCGGTACATCCATTCCTTCGGCGTCAACGGCAAGGACCACTGGTCGGCCGGCTTCCAGCATTTCTGGCTGCGTGGACGCGCCGGAGGACTGGCGAGCGGCTACGAGGACTACTGCGTCGAACTGCAGGCCGCGCTGCAGGACCGGTTCGGCCACCTGCCCCGCAACGGGATCAACTACGCCTACCACATGGACGCGAGCCACTACGCGCGCTTCCTGCGCAGGTTCAGCGAAGCCAACGGGGTGAAGCGCGTCGAAGGCAAGATCGTCGAGGTCGGCGTCGGCGACGATGGCGACATCTGCAACCTGCGGCTGGAGGACGGCACGGACATCCGCGGCGATTTCTTCGTCGATTGCACCGGGTTCCGCGCGCTGCTCATCGGCAAGGCGCTCAATGTCGGCTACGAGGACTGGTCGCACTGGCTGTTCAACGACAGCGCACTGGCGACGCAGACCACGGCCGTCCGCGACGCGGTGCCCTACACGCGCGCGATCGCCGGCACCGCCGGCTGGCAGTGGCGGATCCCGCTGCAGCACCGCGTCGGCAACGGCATCGTCTACGCGAGCCGCTACATCACCGACGACGAGGCCCGGCACGAATTCCTGTCCAGCCTCGAAGGCGAGATCATCAAGGACCCATGGCCGGTCCGCTTCCGCCCCGGGCGACGGATGAAGTGCTGGCATCGCAACTGCGTCGCGCTCGGGCTGGCGGGCAGCTTCATCGAGCCGCTCGAGTCGACCACCATCCACCTGATCCAGCGCGGCATCATGCACCTGCTGCAGCTGTTCCCGCAGGTGGTCACGCCCGCCGCGATCGCGCAGTACAACGCGCAACTGGCAGAGGAACTGGTGCACGTGCGCGATTTCGTGGTGATGCACTACCACCTCACCCACCGGCGCGACACGCCTTACTGGCGTGCGATCGCGCAGATGGACATCCCCGGCACGCTGCAGCATCGCATCGACCTGTTCCGCGAGACCGGCAGCGTCTTCCACGTGCCCGGCGAGCTCTTCGGCGCGAATTCCTGGATCCAGGTGATGATGGGCCAGGGGGTCATGCCGGAGCGCTACCATCCGACCGCCGATGCGATGAGCGAGGACGGACTCGGACGCTTTCTCGACGACATCCGCACGAACGTGCTGTCGACCGCGGGGACGCTGCCGCCGCACATGGACTACATGCGCAGCTACGCGCCGGCCGGCAAGCCCTGA
- a CDS encoding cation:proton antiporter — protein MPHAITTTELFLIAMAIIFAVPYAVWRVCRTDYWAPLVVVQIIAGILLGPGVLGKAVPEFHATVFTADVITALNGIAWWAVMLFVMIAGIELDVRKAWHNRRETGVTAGLALGLPLAAGAVVAMGMLGFDGWIGSQGLPWQFVVGVGMACAVTALPILILFMEKLEILRAPMGQRILRYASLDDIAIWGVLALVLMDWERIGRQVAFLVAFGLACIVFRKLMRAVPMRDRWYVMLVWLAICAFGADWAGLHFMVGAFLAGVVMDAEWFEQEAMDLLRHHVLLVVMPVFFLSTGLRTSWDVGGSAVFFAAAALLVASVAGKLLGVRIAGRLLGWRPGEASIIGWLLQTKALIMIIFANILLDKRIITSETFTALLLMAVASTMLTIPMVTPKLRTPGALRTDAADPAGRLRQP, from the coding sequence GTGCCCCACGCGATCACGACCACCGAACTGTTCCTGATCGCGATGGCGATCATCTTCGCCGTGCCTTACGCGGTGTGGCGCGTGTGCCGCACGGACTACTGGGCACCGCTGGTGGTGGTGCAGATCATCGCCGGCATCCTGCTCGGGCCCGGCGTGCTGGGCAAGGCGGTGCCTGAGTTCCACGCCACCGTGTTCACTGCGGATGTCATCACCGCGCTCAACGGCATCGCGTGGTGGGCGGTGATGCTGTTCGTCATGATCGCCGGCATCGAGCTGGACGTGCGCAAGGCCTGGCACAACCGCCGCGAGACAGGCGTGACCGCCGGGCTCGCGCTGGGCCTGCCGCTGGCGGCCGGCGCCGTGGTGGCGATGGGCATGCTGGGCTTCGACGGCTGGATCGGCAGCCAAGGCCTGCCGTGGCAGTTCGTGGTCGGCGTGGGCATGGCCTGCGCGGTGACCGCGCTGCCGATCCTGATCCTGTTCATGGAGAAGCTCGAGATCCTGCGCGCGCCGATGGGCCAGCGCATCCTGCGCTACGCCAGCCTCGACGACATCGCGATCTGGGGCGTGCTGGCCCTGGTGCTGATGGACTGGGAACGGATCGGCCGGCAGGTGGCGTTCCTCGTCGCGTTCGGCCTGGCCTGCATCGTCTTCCGCAAGCTGATGCGCGCCGTCCCCATGCGCGACCGCTGGTACGTGATGCTGGTCTGGCTGGCGATCTGCGCATTCGGCGCGGACTGGGCCGGCCTGCACTTCATGGTCGGCGCGTTCCTGGCCGGCGTGGTGATGGACGCGGAATGGTTCGAGCAGGAGGCCATGGACCTGCTGCGCCACCATGTACTGCTGGTGGTCATGCCGGTGTTCTTCCTCAGCACCGGGCTGCGCACCTCGTGGGACGTGGGCGGCAGTGCGGTGTTTTTCGCCGCCGCCGCGCTGCTGGTCGCATCCGTCGCCGGCAAACTGCTCGGCGTGCGCATCGCCGGCCGCCTGCTCGGGTGGAGGCCAGGCGAAGCCTCGATCATCGGCTGGCTGCTGCAGACCAAGGCCCTGATCATGATCATCTTCGCCAACATCCTGCTCGACAAGCGGATCATCACCAGCGAGACCTTCACCGCGCTGCTGCTGATGGCGGTGGCCAGCACGATGCTGACGATCCCGATGGTGACGCCGAAGCTGCGGACGCCGGGTGCCTTGCGCACCGATGCGGCCGACCCCGCGGGTCGTCTGCGGCAGCCCTGA